In one Arachis duranensis cultivar V14167 chromosome 9, aradu.V14167.gnm2.J7QH, whole genome shotgun sequence genomic region, the following are encoded:
- the LOC107464575 gene encoding uncharacterized protein LOC107464575: MRHPPENHSLFRCDPIDNIVAEVHLAKLDEKYMIEEANEDPSKLNTTHHTNHPEIQTSNHDKKMELKPLPPHLKYSYLDEAQKLPVIIAKELTPQQEEKLLDVLRKNKRAIRWSLADLVGISPQVCEHRIFLEEGARPVRQPQRRLNPTILEVVKKEVTRLLEADIIYPISDSEWVSPVQVVPKKSGVTTIKNESGELIATRVQNSWRVCIDYRRLNAATRKDHFPLPFIDQMLDRLAGKSYY; the protein is encoded by the coding sequence ATGAGGCACCCACCGGAGAATCACTCTCTGTTCCGGTGTGATCCAATTGACAACATTGTTGCCGAAGTGCACCTTGCAAAGTTGGATGAGAAGTACAtgattgaagaagcaaatgaagatccaagcaaattaaacacCACACACCATACAAACCATCCCGAGATTCAAACTTCAAATCATGACAAAAAGATGGAATTAAAGCCACTACCACCCCACCTAAAGTACTCATATCTTGATGAAGCCCAAAAGCTCCCCGTGATAATTGCAAAGGAGCTAacccctcaacaagaagaaaagttgCTAGATGTCTTGAGGAAAAATAAAAGGGCAATCAGGTGGAGTTTGGCGGATCTAGTGGGAATAAGCCCCCAAGTATGCGAGCACCGCATATTTcttgaagaaggagcaagaccggtccgacaacctcaaaggagactTAATCCAACCATTCTTGAGGTTGTGAAAAAAGAGGTCACTCGGCTACTTGAAGCGGACATCATCTATCCCATCTCGGATAGCGAGTGGGTAAGCCCGGTCCAAGTGGTGCCAAAGAAATCTGGGGTGACcacaatcaaaaatgaaagcggTGAACTTATAGCAACAAGGGTGCAAAATTCTTGGAGGGTATGCATAGACTACCGAAGATTGAATGcggccacaagaaaagatcacttTCCACTACCatttattgatcaaatgcttgatcgacTAGCCGGTAAATCATATTATTGA